In Heliangelus exortis chromosome 12, bHelExo1.hap1, whole genome shotgun sequence, the genomic stretch GTAGCCTCCCAGCACTGGTTATAGAGTGCTCACAAAATTGGCTAATTCTTTCCCATCTCCATGTCCAGTTCAGATAAAATCAGTTCTCATGTGGTTGAAGAAACACTGCAGATCAGGTCTCGTGATGCCTTGTTGTGGCTGAGCAGCCAGTGGTGCCTCACTGCTCGTTCTGCTGCCCCTCTGTCACAGCAGACACTCCTCCTTGGCCCTTGTTGACATCGCTGATACATGCCCACAGTCCATCCACTGACTCCTTCCAGAGTGTGACCtcagaaaaacaacaggaaaaagtTTCAGGCTCCACACGTTCCCTTCCCTTGGATCTGGTGACAGGTTGCAGTTACAGCAGCACTGCTCAAGAAGCCAAGGCAGCAGCACTCACCTTGTTGTCTCCTCCAGACACCGCAAGAATATTTGCAGTGATGGACCAACTCACATGCCAGACAACATCATTGAACTTGTGCAGCAGCTTGGGTGACCAGGAATTTCCAGAAGCATCATCACACGTCCAGATAAACACTCTGCCATCCTGCAGAAGTGAGCAGACCAAGGACCACTACTTAGAGCACAGGAAATGCAGCCTGGACTGCCTGGGAGCCACACCCCAAACCACAGCTCCAACAACAACCCCAGATGTGTCCATGGGGCTCTTTGCTCAGCACAGCAAGGGGGCTGTGTTCTTACTACAGCTGAAAGCAAGACAGAGGTACAGCTCTCTAGTGAGAAAAACTACACACGGATAATGCAAACACCAGAGAAGAGCTCCCAAAATACGTAAATatcagctgaaatattttccccagAATGAGATTTTGCTTTCCAGACACATGACAGCAAGTTACCAGCTTACTGAGTAGCCTTCCTCATctaaaaaaagcatttacagaATTAATAGGAGCAATAACACTACAATCAATACACAGGTTGAAGTCGTAAGAGCTGATTAAGAATGCCAGGTATTacagaacagtatttttaaCTGGAAGTTTAGTGCCCAGAGGACCTGCTGCAGCAGTTTtatccttcctcttccttgacctccttccccttttctctagGGAATTAAAGCAAGGGCCCTGAGTGCCTGTGTCACTCTGGCAGAGCCTCCCTCACCTGTGAGCAGCTGGCAATGGTACTTGTTGGCAAACCTATGGATGGAGCCCAGGCTACATCTCGGACCCAATCACTGTGAGCCTCCAGCTTCTGCTCCTCTTTCCACTGCCCATCTTCTTCCCTGGAAACACATTCCCACAGTgaggggacaggcagcagcacacagtTATGTTCACCATCTCCTGTCCTGCAACACTTTGGTTTTGTAGCTTTCAGACTCCCAGCTTGTGCAGTTACTGCAAAGTGTTACCTACTCCTCTCCAAAATGCTCCATGGCTTGAACTGACAAAATCCCTGCCAGgggacagaagcagcagcacaggccaAGGGCACTTGGACTTCAGTTACTGCACAGAAATCTGCTACTGTCCAAGTGACAGGGGTGACCAAAGACCTTTCCAAGGACACTTTCCAAGATAAGATGAAGCAGGGCTGACACGAATGACTGTAACCACATGAGAAACTGAACATCACTATAgcttgtttccatttttaaagcacttttctAAAATGATAATTCAAAGATGAAAGCATAAATATGTTGAAAATACAACCTGAGATGCTAGAGAAATACTCAAAGACTACAGAGGATACCAGGTTTTGTAAGTTCCTCAGTCTGGCAACAGAGCACTTACTTCCAGATCTTGACCAGGTTGTCACAGCCACCAGATGCAAATCTTTTTATGTAGTTTGGTTTTTGACCAGATGGTTGTTCTATAAGGCTTCCTGGTACAACAGCAGGAGCCCAGCTAACTGCATTACATCCAATCtattcaatggaaaaaaaaaatcattattataagctgcaataaataaaaagctgctGGGGGGGCAGAGCACACCTGGCCTGCCCTGCTCCAGTGGGGGGAAGGAGCCCAGTGCTTACCTGCAGCACCAGGCACCCCAAAGGGTCAGACATACCGTGTGTGCATTGCTGATCTTCTTGACTTCCCACTGCCCATCACCCGTGTAGCTCAGGAGGGAAATGGCCCCATCAGAGCTCCCACAGGCCAGGATCAGCCCATAGTCATGAGGTGCCCAGCAGACAGAATTCACTGCACAGGGTAAGGCAGAGGGGGTTATGGCACAGCAGCTACCTGTGGTGAGGAGTCACTAAAAACAAGCAGCTGCAAAAGCCAAGAGCTCAGCACAGCCAGCCAGGTGCCATGGCTTACTGAATGACAGAAAGCTGCCTTTATTTTTGGCACTCTTTTGGAATGAGAACACCAAAAGATTACTCTTAACGAGAGATTAAAACCTCTGACTATCTCCTGCAACAGGGAAGAGCATTGCTGACTCTGGAACAAAAGCTGAACAGCCAGCACAGTATTTAAAGTCCAGATTAGTAACACAACAGAGCTGGAGACTTCTCAGAGCTGCCCATAAGAGGATCAATCATCTCAACAGAACAGAACCCATTTTAACACAACATGCTAAAATccagcttttccctttcctcctgtaGCAGACACAAACAATATTTTCCTGAAGAGTTCAGTATCCTCCCATTGTGTTTGTTTGAAAGCcaatttatttgtaaaatagaAACATGGTATGAACTGTGACAGGAGGTTATCCAGCAACAGCACATTACCCAAATGTTGCAGCCATGCTGAGCAGACTTACTGTCTCTCCCTTAACTTCTCCCAAGCTGTCTGACAGAGGCTCTTCCTCACACTGATGGATTTATTCCAACCTTTCTGTATCCCCTCACATCTTAGTctcacctcccagccccagagccCACATACCTGAGGAATCATGCCCTGTGTACTCATAAGTCTTTTCCCAAGtgccattttcttccttccagatAATCACCTTCCTGTCATAGGAGCAGGAAGCCAGGATATTCCCATACATGGGGTGAGCCCAGGCAACCTGCCACACGGGCCCTTCATGCCTGCAAGAAGCAGCCCAATTAGAGAGATGAAGAATAAGATAAAAAAAGGTGTCCTGGACTCTCAGACAAAGCCACAACCATCAAAACCAATTCCAAATGCTTATCCTTACACTGGCAATTAAGACTGAGTTTACTTCTTGAAAATTACAGGTATTGAGTATTTCATGAATCAAAAAGCCCTactgttatttttaacttgATCTCTGTCCCccctcacagctctgcagagtcACCCAGCAACAAGCAGTCGCAGCAATTATCACCCTGAAGGAACCTCCCGTGCATCTTATCTTAACAAAGGCCAAAAGGACCAAATGTTAAAGATTTCCCCAGATTAGAATCTTGTGTTTCTGACACCTTACCCTCTCAGGTCTGCAATGAGGATTTGCCCCCCGTTCCGAACATCAAAGATCTTCACAGATCTGTCTGAGGAGCAGGTGGCCAGACGAGTGCCATAGTAATCCATCTGAGCATCGTGCTgcaagggatggagcagctgctgtcagcacCTCACACCTCTGCTTTCTAAACAACTCTTACTACATTCTAAAAGCAGCTGCAAGAACTGTGAACAGAGACTGAGTCCCAGCACAGCAGGTTAAAAGAGTCAGGTTTTAAGCGACGGGGACAAGCCCAGTAAGTCACTTCCCTGCCTGTCGTCCCCACCAACTACACAAATGTTCCTTATCCAGAGCAGTCAAGCCTGGGTGTGAAAATCAGAGTCTGGAATCGTTTCCCCTGCCCCGGCAGCCCCGCGTCCTGCCCGCCCGGGGTGAACCGGCACCGgcaccacccccaccccagacGGTGTTTTCCACCCAAAATCCCACGGCACCAAACTTTTCACCCATCGTGTGAAGGGGCGGCTTCCTAGAGCcggaggagcagggctggccgGTACCAGCCCCGTCCCGGCACACTTACGATCATGTCCTCGTGGGAGGTGTCCACCGTGTTGATCACCGAGACCTGCGGGGGAGGACGAGAAACAACGACGCTGGCACCGGGCACCGGGCACCCGGCCCCGGGACGGGACCCCGCAGCTCCCGGGCCGCCTCCGCCCGCCGGTGCCATCACGAGAAGCGGCAGCCGCACTCGGGAGCGTTACGCCCTGCGCCGCGCCCAGCTTCCCGCGGGGCCGAGCACCGGGACCTCCGCCGGTTCTCCGCCGTGCCGCCCCCGccacctctctctctctctctctctctctccctgcctccctcccccccgGAGGATCAGGCGGTCCCGTGCCCCCCCGCAGCAGTCCCGGTCCCGGTGCCGGTCCCGGTGCCGGTCCCGTGCCCCCGCCCGTCCCTACCATGGCTGCACCGGCCCCGCGCGACCCCCGGCTACGCGCGCGACACAGACGTGGCAGCGCCGGTCCGGCACACAAACGGCCCCGCCGGGCCGCGCGCACGGGTTCCGCCGGACCGGAGGTTCCGGGGGGCGGGTTCCGCCCTCGCTCCGCCCGCCCAGCGTCCCGCACGGCCCCGGCCGGGGCTCGGCTCTGCCTCGGGGCTGGGACCCCGCCTCGGAGCGGCGTGCGGCAACCAGAGCAGCGGGCAGCACCGCGACCCCCGCCATCTGCCCCAACGGCCCCGCCGCGGCCATGGCCAGCGTCTCCTACCACATCTCCAGCCTGCTGGACAAGATGACCTCCACCGACAAGGACTTCAGGTGCGGCGCCCGACCAGCCcggggcgggacggggcggCCACCCGGGGACGGCTGCGGGGGGGCTTCCCACGGGTGTGTGCGTGTCCCTTCCCACGGGGGGTGTCCCTTCCCACGGGTGTCTGCGTGTCCCTTCCCACGGGGGGGTGTCCCTTCCCACGGGTGTCTGCGTGTCCCTTCCCACGGGTGTCTGCGTGTCCCTTCCCACTCGGGGTGTCCCCTGCCGCACACTCCCGCTGTCCCAGGCTGCCGGGTGCGCGGAGTTTCCGTGCCGGGGCAGTAGCGGGGTTTATTCGCCACGTTTCGGTCCACCCGTGTTCTTGTGGCTGCGAGAGGAGTGTAGGGAAACCCACGAGCACCCACAGACCCCCAGCCTTCcctggagcagggtgggagggagaaTCGGGCTTCACAGACCCGGAGCTGGTGTCGTGCAGCAGCGCTGAGGGGCGGCTCGGGCTCGGTTCGTGTGCGTGATGCGGTGCGTGGGGAGAGCAGCCCGGGAGCTGAGAGCCGGCACTGCAGGCACCGCTCAGGTTGTTCTGAGAACCGCTCCTGAGCACTGGGAAAACACAGCTTCCTGACGGGAATCAGGGGCTTTTATTCTCTCGCTgtcagcagaaaacaaattgaCACATTTTTAGGGTTGGGGCCAGCGGCTTGCGGGTCAAGGAGCTCTGTAAGAAATCAGTGCAACTATAACAGCGTGACAAATTTCACCTGTGAGCATATTGTCCTCAGAGCATCAACCTGGGAGGTGATGTTTGTGCCAGACTTGATATTTTGAGGTCCTTTAGAAGATGAGATGTTAGTAATGTCCTAAAAGTAAGTCGTTTATTGCAGAGGCAGCTGATCTCCTGATGTTAAGAGATACTTTTTAGAGAACTCAGTGATGGAGTAGTTGCACAATCACCTTGTTCACAGAGCTTTCAGTCAATACTCTGCAGAAGGCACGTGTCCTGTTACAGACCCAGCACACCCTCAGACGTGAGCCCACTCTCTGTGTCCGTGCCCACTGACAGGACTGGGTTTCGGGTGCTCCCCTCCAGTACATGGGCCCACGTGGCAGGTTCTGAGGTCCTGTGGGCAGAGGGCAGCAGGTTGTGagtgggaagctggatgtgtgGCCGTGCagggctctgctcagcccctggccATAATTGGTCATGCTTGTTCTACGCAGACACCACTGCAAGTGCAGcctgcagaattaaaaatagattaCATATTGCTAACGTTGTAGGTCAGAGCCctctggttttcttgttttgggtCTCTGGCTGTCTAACACCACAGCACTCCTCCCTTCCAGAGCAGAGCACCTGGTTGCTGCTCCAGAGCAGGCTTGCAGGTTGGAGACAGAAATGTTGCTCTGGTACATGGGGGCTCCTGCATGCTGAATTAATTACATCAGAGCCTAATTTACAGTGGAGGTGTCATTTGGTAATTgggagggaagagctgctctgtggGTCCTTTTGGACATCCACCCCTGTGCTGGGGCTGACATTAGGAAGGAACCAGTACATGGTAACCACACTTGCATTTCTCAGAGCCTCACACTTCTATACCAGCAGCCTTTACATTTACTGCTCCTAGGAAAATAGATACTTACCAGAACGTCTCAATATCCGTTTTGACATTGTCCCTGTTAGAGAATTCTATTGAGTAACAGCTggagtttgttttccttctaagCTGGAATGATAatggttgtttggttttgctcatgggagagaaaagaagtaCAATTGGAAATGTGTCTTTGTGACAAATATTGTGTTATGTTGTTAACCAAATGTGAATATCATTAATTAGACAGTGGAAAAGGACTAAAGAGCAGAAAGTGCTTCTTAAAAAAGGGGCAGCAGAGGATCTGAAGTAGGAACTGGGGTGGTCAAGGCTGCACATATCCTGGAAGAGAGCAGCTTTTGTAGAGGTCTCGTCAGCAAGGGAAGCTGTGGCACAGGTTCAGCatctgtggtttggtttgtaACAAATCCTTCCACAGGATtgcacccagcaccagcagtgcCTTGCTGTAGTGAGATGTTTGGTATCTTCTctagaacagaaaaagcagctttgagaGGGAGTTACAGAAGGAAAGAGGCTAAGCCTGTGGGTGACACAACTGTTTGGATTAGTGAAGGCTCCCAGGAGCAGAAGGATGTAAACAAACCCTGGCTGGGCTGAACAATAGCAACTCAAGTATAACCTAGGGACTTAAAAGTTTGCATGGAGTCAggagtttatttttcttttttgagctTGATAGCTTAAGCCCCTTGGCCACATATGGGATCAGACTATCAGTGCTACATCAGCCAGAGAGAACACATCCAGGTTTGTTCTTAGGCCCCAGACTGGTTTTCCTAGGACTGGCAATTAGGCAAAAAAAGTCACCATGATATTTTCTAGCACAGTTAACCATCATGATTTAGttactgagaaaaaatacacaagCTGGGTGCTAAtattagttttaattttccCCATCCCTGTTAGGTATTTCAAGGAGAGGAGAGAACATACATTTCTCATGTACACAGATGAGCTAAAGACTTCACACCAGCCACCTCTCCCTGAGTGTCCCAGGTGCTGTTGTCTTCTTCTCTGtaccttttttttcaggccaGTGTAAAGCATTGTGAGTTACTCTTTGAAGGTGTTTTCCTGCAAGCACTGATTATCAAGTTCCACTGTCCAAGTGGTGGGAAGGAAACGTGTTTGTGTATCAGCCAGCCCACTTTTGCCTTGTGTTCTCCCAGGTTTATGGCCACCAACGACCTGATGGTGGAGCTGCAGAAAGATTCGATAAAACTGGATGAAGACAGCGAGAAAAAAGTTGTGAAGATGCTTCTGAAACTGCTGGAAGACAAAAATGGGGAAGTGCAGAACCTCGCTGTGAAGTGGTAAGGGCCTGGGCAGCCAGGACCATATTGCTTGGCAGTGAGGAACCTGTTacaggctgcagagcctggcCCTCAGCACCTCACTCAGACCTCCCTTTCCAGGGCCTTTCCCTCTCATGCTGGGCACTGcagtttctttctctgctgataTTCAGAAAGGGTGAGCCTCACAGATACCTGTCCAGAGGCAGCAGGTGATTTGGGAAGTAGCTCAGTGTTTGAATCTTACcatagtaaataaatattttatttcttcagagaGAAGCCCAGTTTAAAATTTGGTTATCAAGTTTCCCTCCTTTCTTGGGCTTTGAAATCCAGTGATGGATTTCCCAGTGGTTCTGCCTCTGATAGAGATGGTCCTAAACAGGTGTAGCCCTTCAAAAATGGCATTTGAATTTCAGGTCCAAGTCCTGTTCTCCAAGGGCATTTTCATTAAAGTTTATGATGCGCTTGGGTTTCTTCCATGCTTTGACTCCAAGTGTAGCTTGTGCtgttgctttgcctttgacagtttcagtatttttcaaatccaaatgagaaaagcagaaggttCCTTTACCACTGAGTGACCTGATGAATTGATCGTTCTGCTGATGTGTTCTGTCTCCTTCCCCAGCGTGTCTAAATGGGAGAGTTCATTCTAGCAGTGGGCTGAATGGGTCAGGTCACACACACAGGGCCATTTAAAGACCACCTGGGGGTCATGTTCCCTTTTTTCTAATCATATATTGTCTCTATCACTGTCCTGACTTTTTCTGGCCCTTTCCTGTCTCTGCCTGCTTTGAGCTggtttattctatttttttgaAGCAGTACATATTTCTTGGTCTGTCAACAGGAGATACAGGTTGTAACAGAAAGTTTTTCTGATAATAACAATAAGAGCAAGGAAAGGGGAGCATTCTCTCCTCTGCTTAATTCTGAGCCTTGGCTCAGGTCGAGGTTTTCACACATGGCAGAGGGCAATAGGTAGCTAATTGCTTGTGCAAATCCACTTGgcatttccttctgaaagtGTATTTTTGATGGTTGGTTAAGCTTTGGGTCATTTTTTACCCAAAATTGACTGTAAATTTTGCCATTACTCTGTGTAAGATGGTTGGTTTGGCTCAAATTCATTGCTCCTTCAAGTAAGATCTTAATTGGCCTCGTGTTTGCAGTAGTTGATGTGAAATGCCCTGGAAATGTGATATAAAACTCACTGAGTCTGATACAGAGTTACCTGAGGCAAGAATGCAGGGTACATAAGGCTGGGGACACAGTGTTCTGCAGGGTGTCAGTGCTCAGTATTGATGGTTTCTTAATATTTGCACTTGTGCCTGAGCTGCCTTGAAGGAGGAGTGGGCCTGAGCATCCCTTCACATGGTGGGAAGCACCGCTCTTCCTCCTCACTCTGACTGCCTTCTTCCCCCACAGCCTGGGCCCACTGGTTGGCAAAGTGAAGGAGTACCAGGTGGAAACCATTGTGGACACACTGTGCACAAACATGTTGTCTGACAAGGAACAGCTGAGGGATATCTCCAGCATTGGACTGAAAACAGTCATCTCCCAgctgccaccagctgctgcaggtAAAGCCTCTGTCCCTTTTTGTCAGAGAGGCACAGCatgggagaaagagaggaaaacgTGTAGTTCAGGGGCTAAAAGTTACAGATTCCTTATTCACCTGCCAGTTGAAAAGTTATGGAAttaggaagagagagaaaggatcTTAGACATCAGTGTGCTTAAAGATGGGGTGAATTGAAAACATGAGCTGAGCATCCTGAGGGAGCTGCATCTGATGAAAAATTGGTGTTGGGACAGGC encodes the following:
- the SEC13 gene encoding protein SEC13 homolog, which encodes MVSVINTVDTSHEDMIHDAQMDYYGTRLATCSSDRSVKIFDVRNGGQILIADLRGHEGPVWQVAWAHPMYGNILASCSYDRKVIIWKEENGTWEKTYEYTGHDSSVNSVCWAPHDYGLILACGSSDGAISLLSYTGDGQWEVKKISNAHTIGCNAVSWAPAVVPGSLIEQPSGQKPNYIKRFASGGCDNLVKIWKEEDGQWKEEQKLEAHSDWVRDVAWAPSIGLPTSTIASCSQDGRVFIWTCDDASGNSWSPKLLHKFNDVVWHVSWSITANILAVSGGDNKVTLWKESVDGLWACISDVNKGQGGVSAVTEGQQNEQ